The genomic stretch aaaaataaaataaaaaaagcaaaaaattaaagaaaacccCCTCATCCCTTCTTCAAATCACCCACTCAACCTTCTTAAAAGAATAACCCACCTGTCATGGCTTCCACCATGAGTACCACCACCTCCTTCACTCCTCTTTTAAAGAAAGCTATCTATCGATGAAAAATCCTCTTGAAAAATACATGAGGAGAGAATTAATTCTTTTGAATTTTGACTTATTCCTCTACCCCAATTTGGAAGGGTTGtgaaaaaatttgaaagtttagacCACCGAAAAAAATGAAGGAGTCATAGAGAAGGGGAAGATAACATGATAGAAGAAGAAATACACACCAAGGATAAAATCTAATGGAAGAAGGGATgaagaaagatgaagaaaaaggGGAAGGGCGGggatctaaagaagaagaagaagaatagaaGGGGGTGGAGGGGGGAAGAGAACAAAGGGGGAGGGgatctgaagaagaagaagaagagaaggggGTGGGGTGGCAGAACGAAGGGGGAGGGTAGatatgaagaagaaaagagaagtgTGGAGGGGAATTATGctagtatttttttaattttattttttaataaagaaaaatcaTCAACTCACGCACCGAATGTGCGTGTAAATCACTCATTTTGTCCACTTCAGCCATATCAATGCCACATAAGCTCGATCAGTAGTCAGAAGGGTTTAAAAGTTTTATTTTGATCAAGTTGAGGTGTTTGGATGAAACTTTATGGAGTATAGGGACCGGGATGACAATTCGAAACTAGTACAAGTGTCCTTAATTATTTAATTCAATTTTCTTCATGTGCGGGCTTGATTCCTCTTCTTCGTCCAGGCATGTGCAAATATTAGTGCAAGTGCCTTGTAGAATCATATGACCACCTTATCTGAAAATTTCTGCAAACTCTATAATCAGATGGTAGAGAATCCTTTATAAAAGCCTATCAATGCAACAAGATAGTTGAGCAAGCCAGGTTTTCCCATTCCATTCATAACAAATTATTAACAATCATTAATCAAAAACATTTGTTGCTGAAAAGGGTCACTGGTTCCAAGAAGTACAACAGTTAAAACATAAACGCAAAAAGGTAGTCACCAAGTCACTGAACATAAGCCAGAAGTAGTGAACTGTGTCGTCTCATTGAAGGTAATTTGCCTGAAATCAGATGCAGCCACCCAACTGCAAAGAAAAATAATTAGACAGTTGAATTTACTGAATTGAAAGGCAAAAGAAAAATGGCAAATACTACAATTCAGACAAAGGTGATTTTGTTTTTCCGATCATGCTTGTTTTTCCGATCATGTTTGAAAGTTCATTTTGTTTCTCACTCCAAATTTGGGATTTTACATACAACTATTTTTTGTCCAACACCTAAAAATTACTCCATAAAGAGCTTTGTATTAAACGTAAATTGCCAATATATGAATGTCAGAAAGTTCAAAACTATTTATTAACAGTTGATATGTACCAAAATGGAATCAATTTCCTCCTGAGACACGGGTGTTCTTTTGGGTTGGTCAGAAGCCTTCCCTGCAGCAGACATGCTAGATGGGGACCTTGAGAAAAATGTTCGAGGAGCTTCTTCAGCTGCTGAAGTTTTCTGATGTTGGGAATTCTGGGATGTGGAACCTGCAGAACAAAAAGAACCTTCACTTTTAGATCAAGAAAGTGTACAAGCAATCAAGCATATTATCCAGATAAAAGCTAAAAGCATTATATAACCCATTCTCTATCGTTAACAAACAAGATCCACAACTGGCACCTACTTTTCCTGTTCCTGTGATGATAGAAAATAATTCCAAGAGGGAAAAAAACAAGTTCATTATGCATCATTTAATTGAAAAGGCTAAAATAAGATATTAGTTACAACAAGCATGAGCAATGAAGAGCAAAGGACTTAGGCAgcatgaaaaagaataaaaacagttgCTACCCCAGGATTAAAACAATCGAACAGAAAGAGGAACAAAGGGATATGATTGAACACTACCACAATGGGTTGTAGCAGTCAGTTACACCATTAGACTTCTAGACAGGCAGCTAGCAGTGGTGCATTAGGAATTTTGCTACAACAGGATAAAGCAGAGTCTGATTGTATTGAACGGGCTGGACTATGTTCTTGGATCAAATAAATTACAATAAGCTTCAGTTGTTGTTTCAGAAGAAACGAAAGATTGCAGTTCTCTGAACTTGCAAGCCTATAAGACAAACATTTTCCTGCCTTGGACTAACAATTTAATTTGCTTTAGAAAATAATAGAGAGATTCAGGGATTGATCAACACTCTTCCAAACCATGTGGGGACACAACCAACCTACTTTTCAGGCTACATATTCATGAGATGCTGGAGGATTAGGTAAATACTATCAATTTTAAACCCACAATGGACCTTAGCCAGATTGGATTGTGCAGAAATCACCAGTCCAATTGTCACTATGGTAAAAATATTTGTGTTAGCATCAAATGTTACCTTCAAACAGATGCCCTTACATATACGAGTTCTACTTGTTGGTTTCAGCATAATAATTGATTAGTTATTGACTTAGTAACTTCAAGGATTACATTTAACGTTTcactttcttttttcattctctatTTTTGTCTTGGTATGACCTTGAAATATACtcaggcctcatttgtttgcacttaatggaggtctgaatcttaatcattcagatctcagacattaagtacgtttgtttttaaagtctgaatcttaatcatgaAGATCTTGATCATTAAGCGtgttttttttttaacttcacaaccacttaatgggtctgaataggtctgtatgattaagagaataggtctgtatgattaagatccaCAACAAAGACTTcatttcattaagatgctatcatccACATTCATTATTAATTGTCGTCaccgcctaccattatcaactatcACCATGCCACCTACTACCACCATACTCAACCACCGccgccaccaccaccaccaccattaCTACCATACTCAATTATAGCCGCCACCATTATCGACAACCACCACCCACCATCTTCACTACACCCACCACCATCATTCTCAACCACAACCACAAATTCATTCACCTAAACTAATCaccccatcaccatcaacaaccatAGCCAACACTGCCCACCATTATAAACTACCACCACCTTCCTCAATCACAACTACCACCACCGTCGCCACCTACCATTATTAATTATTGCCACCCACCACCACTATCCTCAACCATAATCGCTATCACTACCAATCACCACTAACTGCTACCCAGAACCACCACCAACTACCGCCTCTAGTCGACATTCACAAGCACCAccgttagccatcaccaccactaactatcatattttaaaaatatatatatataatattgatAGAATATCAGATTAAAtagtattttatttgaattttgtgtttattaattttcaaataaagataaattttatacattcagatgttaaaaaaCAAACAGCCTTAATCATTTAGTATTCAAATCTTgatacacatcttaatatattcagatgtgtattcagattcagatatCTTAATCTTAAAgcacatcttgatattcagattcagacgtcttaatctttaaaaaaaacaaatgaggctTTATTGAACTATTAGCAAGATAATGCACAGCCATCAGTGATAGGGCAAAAATGGCAGcaataatacaacaacaacaacaacaacaacccagtgaaatcccacaagtggggtctgggaagggtagtgtgtacgcagaccttacaccTACCtatgaaggtagagaggttgtttccgaaagaccctctgCTCAAGAACGTAAAACAAATGGAGCAATATagaaacaatagcaacaacaatgtAATAAGACAGTGTAAACAAATAATACTACGAATAATGACAGAGATCCACGAAAATGAAATAACAAGAATAGTGCCACTCTCACGGCTAATACTGACATATCGTATATAAACAAGGGACTAGGAATAGGAAGGTACCCGACTAGTACAACTACTACTAGTAAGACAAGGCAAACTCTAGACTGTCTATCAACCCACCACCCTAATTTTCAACCTCCACACCTTTCTATCGAGGGTCATGTCCTCGATAAGCTGGAGCAAAACCATATCCTTCCTAATCACCTTACCCCAATTCTTCTTAGCCAGATAATGCACAACCAACAGTGATAGGGCAAAAATAGCAGTAACAATCTAGATTTTAAAACCAGGATCATTGAGGGCCACTAGAGTGAGAAAGATATACATGAGAAAGATAACCCATGCAGAAAGAATAATACATATCAGAGACCCCAAAGCTTTGCTACAGTAGTAGGCACGCAACCTGTGATGCGTGGATTAGGCGCATGTCATGGGTTCGAACCCAACAGCAGACAAAAGCCTGGTATTTatgtggagaagggtagaggggctGACCCATTATCCACCCAGTTTCGAACCATGCTCTACTCCTGGATTTCTTGGTtttcaaagaaaaaaaactaatacatatcagttttttttttggggggggggggggtttagtGTTGGTGTCCGAGACATCTTGCGCGCACCTCAAGTAATTCACAAGGCACCAGCACAGGTACCATGTAACACTGTCAGCTAAGACTTAAACAAATAGGAAGAAATTACCTAGCATTTTTTGGGTATATATTAGGAGTTGTATTTTCAAATCGTAGCGCAAATGCATATTTGATGAGGCAAAATACAACCCTGATTTTTTGTTTAGTGCATGAGGAGAAGCCTCAATGTCCAAAGGAGGATATTGAGCTTCAGCCACACATACCATTACATAATACATGTAAAAGTTTGGTGAGAGCAAATAGCAAACTTGATCTTCTGCTCATTTTACTGGGAGAAGTCCTCAATGTGCAAAGGAGGCTATTAGACTAAGACCAATGATCAGCATTCTGGTACAAGAAACAATGGTGATTATTTGTGGTGCAAGAGCACAAACTAAAACTACCAGCAACCTGTGAATTCACCATAGGACGTGAAATTGTTTACTACAACTTCTTGGACTACACGCAAATTGGTGAATTTTGACAATCCTGCCTAAATTGGTGAATGATGTTATCTAAGGTGAGGCAAGTAAAGCACCACCAGAGCTGCAGTTGATTAAGAGGCACTCGTAGATATAGCACAGGGCAGGTTTGTAGGAGGATATGCAGATAGTTAAAGGCCAGCGTAAGTGAGTACCCCTACAAGTTTCACCCAACTTACTAACAGCCATTAATCTCCATCAGCATTCAAGGGCCATATCTCAGCTACAGCTAAGACGAAACTATGAATATGAAGTCAAAAGAACTAAGTGATACAGAACACTGATGAGCAAAGACTAGATCAATGAGACTTTCCATAATAAAAGCATCACTATAATGAATCTTATTAATTGTTTCCAACATGACAGCCTTTGTACTCAACAACATAGCACTAAAAAGTGTACCTTTGCGCAGCTTTCGAGAAAACAGTTTTTCTATCAAGTTTAAGAaaacattttttggcatttctcATTGCTCAGTGTAATTCGACGACTAAACCATTCTTTGTGTGAAGTTTATGGGGCCCCAAACCAAAGTGAAGTTGTAGATCATTTATTGCATTTGAATATTTTCAATTCTATCTAGCTTCTCATCAACCTCTCCTCTAGTCCCTAGATTTTGGCAACCACATCGTCCTTCAGTTTTTAAATTTTGTTTTGGTGGCATCAAACTTTCCTGCCAAAAGTTCCATAAGTTGTCTCATTCCTCCAGAATAGGCAGGTGGTTGTTGTCTCCTGTTTCTCAAACGTAGGTCCTCCTCTCCTTCTCTTATTTTTGGGCCATGAGGTTTTGCAATTTTTTACCAGAAATGTTTGTTAATTATCTTGTTAATGGGTCATAGATTTTGGATTTGGATTCACCCAACTTCCCTGGCCAGCCGAATTTTATGGTTGACGGAAACCACAAACTCCCCACATTAGGTTCAAACCTACACATCCTGATATAAGCATTGATAACGTTACAAACATCTAGATGCATCCTTGAACAGATGGCATACAACAGAGCCACTCTGTCCAAGTATGATTTTGAGATATTAGTATTTGGAATCAGCCTGCCACTTCTTAAACTGAGGGAAGGTATTCCCATGTACATAAATTCTTTCCTTTTACGCATACCTTGTCTCCAGATGTCTCGTAACTCCAATTTGCTCCAAATGAGCATAGCCTATGTTCTATTTCATCCAAGTCGGGTTTGTTAATGAAAGCCAAAGTTTGACTATCATCTGCTGGTTGTGAGACACGGCATAGCTTATTGATGGCTTGGGCAAAGTAGTCAATTCTTCTTCCTCTAACAGTAGAGCAATTAGAGTTTATGTCcagatttttgttttaaaaaaaaactcaCATAATTTCTAGGCAATAAGAGCGGAGTGATTTAGCAAGATCACCCCAATAATAGATATTTAGAACTTGAGCAACGAATTCATCTTCTTCCACATTTGCTCGTAAGAAAGTGAATGaatgaaagagaaagaaagatgCTTCTTATTTTTAAAACTACTCGCAATTGGTCTTAATTTCcagtttatttttttcattttggaCAACGATGGTGTTGGGGCCAGCTTGCAGGCACCTTGACTATTCTACCGGGTATctgctacctcccaccagcaCAGTCACCGGACATCTTTGTCCACCAAGGCTTAGGCAGAGGGGGGAGGAATAACGTGGTATTGTGTGTTTTCATTTTGATTTCAACCTGAGACCtcaatttttagtatttttctaGAATTATAGACAAATTCTAGTTTCGAAGCAAACTAAATTAGGGATCCTAAACCACCATCCCGAATCCCCCTCCTTCCTAGCCAACAATTTCTTTCAGAGATATATCATTTAATTGAAACAGCATACAACCATGAGTAAacaaaagaaatcaattaatcaaCTTTGCTTCAATCCCAAACTAGTTGAGATCGGGTAAAATCTATACGATACTGCTCTAAAACGTAAGCCAAAACCGAATACCGGAACTGAAGAATCCATCAAAATATTCCTAAATACAGAGAAAAAAATACACGGGCGAACGAGTAGAAATAGAGGATATATGGATGATGAAATACCAGAAGGCTTAGAGTGCCTCTGTGGAAATTTGATGCGTGGGATTCTCTTCATTGCTTGCGCTCCGCTCATTTTGCTCTCTTCTTCGATTCGTCTCTTCTATCCCTTCGAGGGCATAAGCGAAAGGTATAAAGACAAGAGCTGTTGAAATTAGACTTTCTAGCAGCGGAAATTGAGAAAAGTGTAAGTCGCAGTACGCTCATGCGATTTATAAGTCGTAAGAGCTCATGCGATTTATAAGTCGTAAGAGCTCATGCGATTTATAAGGCGCAATCACAATCTTCTATGATCAAAAGCAGGGGATAAAAGCCTCTCATTAACCAAGTGTCACAATGCAAGCACGACACATGTCACATTCAGACAAGACTCCTACATATTAGGAATAAACTAACGAAATACAATCTTAATTACATTAGGTATTTTCGATAGAACTTATTTACTcaaattttttttgcaaaattcTTCTAAAATCGCCGGTAAAGATTGTCTTcgaattaattaatttaaatctTCTATAATTAAAAGCAGGGGATAAAAGCCCCTCATTAGCCAAGTGTCACAATGCAAGCACGACACATGTCACATTCGGACAAAACTCCTACATATTAGGAATAAACTAACGAAGTACAATCTTAATTACATTAGGTATTTTCGATAGAACTTATTTACTcaaattttttttgcaaaattcTTCTAAAACCGCCGGTAAAGATTGTCTTcgaattaattaatttaaatttgtttaaaatcattaaatgaATGGTTTTTTACATTTATTCCGAAACCGCCGCTGAAGATTCCCTGcgtttatttattaatttaaatttGTTTAACAAGCCTTAATTGAACGTGGGTAAAATAATTTGTTTAACAAGCATTAATTGAATAACAAGCATTACTTGAACGTgggtaaaacaaaaaaaaaaacgttCAAACTTCCATTAATATATCtaaattaaatttattttaattatttttaaacaaACGTGACCGGAATCGTTTTACTCCACAAAATTTGGTAAACAAATTTTAACTTTAATTAACCCTAAATTTTATCTGCAAAGTCACGTTTTCTCTCTGCAAAGTCACCTTATTTTGAATTGTCAAACCCACGATTTACTATATTGGGTATCAACTGCTCAAAGCTCAAAATATATATTTCTTCCACATGTACAACTGCTTCAATTCTAATGTTCGTTCTTCTACCAAGATTTCAACAAAAATTACGAATTACCCAAAAGATGGCCGCTAACAATGATTTCATCAAGGATATAACTATATCAAAGATGCaatggaagttgaaagttcgCGTTGTCCGTATGTGGGAAAAATCGGATCGTTTTAATCCTGGCTCTATATTCTCCATTGAATTGGTTCTACGAGATGAAAATGTTTTTTTATTATGTTATTGGCTTGCTAATTCCTTTCTGCTATTCGAAATTTAAATGTCAATATCCATAGATTTGTTTTGCTCTTCCAGATTTAAATGTCAATATCCAAACATTTGTTTTGCTTTTCTAGATTTTTATAGGAATATTTCGTTTAGTTCGAACTGTAAAACAAGTTTATTACCAATGCTCAGCTTTATATCCCGTATACATGTGGATAATTTGTAATTGTTTTTCTTTGACAATTGCACGCAATTAATTATTTGTACAAGCATTTTTTCTGCAAAGTCACGTTTTTCTTTGATAATGTGTGTTTCTGCTTTGCTTTTAACTACAAAACAATAACTAGACAGAAAAATAGCtggaaaaaattaaagaaattgCCACAGAAAAAACTGCCACACAACCTCTACCAATTTAACCCCCACGTTCTGCCACTCCTACAGTAACAACAAATGCACATTCCAACCATCTCCTTAACAACTCCATCCACAAATCTTCCCCACTTACACACCATACCCACTTCCACACTATTATCTTCCCATGATATTATAAAATCTGATGAAAAGGGAGACGGTAAAAGAAGAACAAGTGACAGAAAAACGAAAACTGATAAACTCCAAAGATATTACGTACAATTTATTTCTGGAAAATCTCGATAGCGTCATCTCTCTAAATTTCACTCGATAACAACGGTATGATCTTTATATCACTTTTTAATTTAGTATGTAGAAGTATATTCGTGTTGTCAACTTATTAATATACTAACTTACATAAGCCTCCGTACCTAAATACTTATATTGTAATTAATATACTACCTTATAATATACTTCTTAGGTAAATAAACAGAATTAGCAACACAACTGTTATTTACAATACGTTTGTTTCTTTTTTTGAACAGAGTGGTTACATGTCTTGAATTGCtaaaacttatgaaattcctaTTTTGCCTTTAATTTTCAGAATTGCTCGATCGATTTGTTTAACAATGTGTTCTGACAACATTCGAaatctatctataattaaaagcagGGGATAAAAGCCCCTCATTAAGCCAAGTGTCACAATGCAAGAACGACACATGTCACATTCGGACAAGACTCCTACATATTAGGAATAAACTAACGAAGTACAATCTTAATTACATTAGGTATTTTCGATAGAACTTATTTACTcaaattttttttgcaaaattcTTCTAAACCGCCGGTAAAGATTGTCTTcgaattaattaatttaaatttgtttaaaatcattaaatgaATGATCTTTTGCATTTATTCCAAAACTGCCGCTGAAGATTCCATGcgtttatttattaatttaaatttGTTTAACAAGCCTTAATTGAACGTGGGTAAAACAATTTGTTTAACAAACATTAATTGAATAACAATCATTAATTGAACGTGGGTAAAACAAAAAAACCGTTCAAACGTCCAGTAATATATCtaaattaaatttattttaattatttttaaacaaACGTGACCGGAATCGTTTTACTCCACAAAATTTGGTAAACAAATTTTAACTTCAATTAACCCTAAATTTTATCTGCAAAGTCACCTTATTTTGAACTTTCAAACCCACGATTTACTATATTGGGTATCAACTGCTCAAAGCTCAAAATATATATTTCTTCCACATGTACAACTGCTTCAATTCTAATGTTCGTTCTTCTATCAAGATTTCAACAAAAATTACGAATTACCCAAAAGATGGCCGCTAACAATGATTTCATCAAGGATATAACTATATCAAAGATGCaatggaagttgaaagttcgCGTTGTCCGTATGTGAGAAAAACCGGATCATTTTAATCCTGGTTCTATATTCTCCATTGAATTGGTTCTACAAGATGAAAaggtatttttattatgttattGGCTTGCTAATTCCTTTTTGCTATTCGAAATTTAAATGTCAATATCCATAGATTTGTTTTGCTCTTCCAGATTTAAATGTCAATATCCAAACATTTGTTTTGCTTTTCCAGATTTTTATAGGAATATTTCGTTTAGTTCGAACTGTAAAACAAGTTTATTTCAGATATGGCTAAAAATGGACACGTTCGAATTAGTCCAAATGCGAGTTCTCAAATTCAAGAAATGGGAGAACGTATAAGGGTACGACGTCGCAACGTTTATTCCTTTAATCATTTTGACTCAAAGACTGAAGTCATCTGTAATGTCCCAGTTGCGATACAAAATTATTCACATGTATCGAAGGGTTGCACGAagggaaagagaaaagaaatttagCGAGCTTAGGGCTTCATTAAATGAAGACattgctaattatcatgttactAGAGATGCGCTATTTGATGCTATTGATCAGATGAAACTATCAGATTGGCATTCATTAGCAATATTAATAGATTCAGTTGGACAACCTTTAGGTAGTATTTTAACTGAAATTTATCAAGAGGTTTGGCCAAGTAAACCTTTTTGTGTGTATGTTTTTATATTTGAAGCTGAGTGGGAGACCCGTTTGTACAACTATTTATAATTTGTTTAATTAAGCAAAGTTTGTTATTTCTTTACATGAGTAACTTTCATTTTACTATAATTTTTTCATAATAGTATTACATTAAATAATTAACATAATGGAATAACACTAACTTATTCCTATATGAGTGGAGTTGCTATGGGGCATATTTATTCAAGCATGAAGAAAACTATAATTATTATTAATCCACATAAAATCATTAAATgtttaaaaatcttttttcttCTGACATTATTAACGAGCTGAATACAACATTATGAAAAAATGTTATAAGTAGAAATCGAGCAATTATCAAACTTTGTAGCAATATATAAATTAATGCACTCCTATTAGAACCGTTGTGTTTTTAAATAAATTTGTATAATCAcgattttttaaagctaattatGGTTTATTGTGATGAACGCATAAATTATACTATGAAAAATGTTTTACATTTAATTTTTTTCCAATACTTAACAAAATCCACAAATTATGCAAGTacttatatagtatatataaacGGATTTTTATACAAATAGCAGTCAATATTTACTGTTTATCTATTTTCAGTCAAATGCATAATTTATACATTAATTCCACACAAACAAACTcaccccccccacacacacaaaacacacacacacacatatatatatatgtatatatattatacctTCACTGACTATTTTTCGATTAAGAGATTAGGTAAGCGACTCTTTTTATTAATTCTCACTATATAAAAGAAATAACTTTACATTTGTcatgttacgcaacgccttcctgatgttctttggaagggcaacgtcaggctaagcaaccgatgtcagtgcggttgttgtccgccaatgaggtcctcactgcacgctagactagattgtcagtgccgtgcgggaaaaccaatgtcgtgagcaaattgcggaagttgagagagaattgggttttgaatgatgatgatgattttattgatgaatgaaaatgctgattacaatgatgcggtgtcgaggggagagacaccagaaaatgcttgcttgaaaatgtttgattgtttggtcccccttaataatgcttaaaaaaaataaaccaacattacaagactagtcctaataaagctgtagaagcacactgaaatgaaaatgatgtaaactagcctatgattacaatgaaaaggacttagattattaca from Nicotiana sylvestris chromosome 12, ASM39365v2, whole genome shotgun sequence encodes the following:
- the LOC104210154 gene encoding uncharacterized protein — its product is MSGAQAMKRIPRIKFPQRHSKPSGSTSQNSQHQKTSAAEEAPRTFFSRSPSSMSAAGKASDQPKRTPVSQEEIDSILLGGCI